A stretch of the Photobacterium sp. CCB-ST2H9 genome encodes the following:
- a CDS encoding sulfite exporter TauE/SafE family protein gives MDITLFHASLLLFTGFLAGIINTLAGGGSNLTLPALMVMGMPAEVANATNRLGVVLQAITAVFGFRRHGKLEFSDAGPIILPTVIGGLIGAGAAAYAPSEWIKPLLLGTMLLMALIILVKPSVVAPEPGTIARKVAETPSSWWGLGIAGFYGGFVQAGVGFVLLAALAGTLRYDLVRANALKMLCTLMFTIVALALFIYEGLVLWLPGLVLAAGTILGTHLAVKFAIHASAKTLKWFLFLMTLSGCIAAMLN, from the coding sequence ATGGATATCACATTGTTCCACGCGTCACTGTTACTCTTCACAGGGTTTCTTGCCGGTATCATCAATACCCTGGCTGGTGGCGGGTCGAACCTGACGCTGCCTGCATTGATGGTGATGGGGATGCCTGCTGAAGTGGCAAATGCGACCAACCGGTTAGGTGTCGTTTTACAGGCAATCACGGCCGTTTTCGGATTCCGCCGGCATGGAAAACTGGAGTTCAGCGATGCAGGGCCAATCATACTTCCCACGGTCATTGGCGGGTTGATTGGAGCCGGTGCTGCTGCATATGCTCCTTCTGAGTGGATCAAGCCTTTGCTGTTGGGCACGATGCTGCTGATGGCGCTGATCATTTTGGTGAAGCCGAGTGTGGTTGCACCTGAGCCCGGGACCATTGCCAGGAAAGTGGCAGAAACGCCAAGCTCCTGGTGGGGATTGGGGATTGCGGGTTTTTACGGCGGGTTTGTCCAGGCGGGAGTCGGTTTTGTGCTTCTAGCTGCGCTTGCCGGAACGCTGCGCTACGATCTGGTCAGAGCGAACGCACTGAAGATGCTGTGTACATTGATGTTCACGATTGTCGCTCTGGCTTTGTTTATTTATGAAGGACTGGTTTTGTGGCTTCCCGGGCTTGTACTTGCGGCAGGAACAATTCTCGGAACTCACCTTGCTGTGAAGTTTGCGATTCATGCCAGTGCGAAAACATTGAAGTGGTTTTTATTTTTAATGACGCTCAGCGGCTGTATTGCAGCAATGCTAAATTAA
- a CDS encoding chitinase C-terminal domain-containing protein produces the protein MLTMKQKRKHAKHGFALAALSAACMLSFQTQAATNCRPDGLYQTPGVTVPYCTVYDQDGREKMGADHARRVIGYFTSWRSSGDPQNSYLVSDIPWENLTHINYAFVSIGSDGKVNVGNVNDPNNPAVGKEWPEVEIDPALGFKGHFGALATAKIKHGVKTLISIGGWAETGGHFDDNGNRVADGGFYTMTTNADGSINHQGIQTFADSAVAMMRQYKFDGLDIDYEYPTSMQGAGNPDDFAYSDAMRPHLMKSYHELMKVLREKLDQASAQDGHHYMLTIAAPSSGYLLRGMETMAVTKYLDYVNIMSYDLHGAWNEFVGHNASLYDSGLDAELQAGNVYGTAQYKKTGYLNTDWAYHYFRGSMPAGRINIGVPYYTRGWQGVTGGTNGLWGRAELPNQSDCPAGTGAGTSKCGFGATGIDNMWHDKDANGKEMGAGSNPMWHAMNLANGIYGSYTAAYGLDPVNDPDDVLRGTYSRHYDSVSVAPWLWNAEKKVFLSTEDKESINTKANYVVDQGIGGIMFWELAGDYNCYNLDANGNRTTVDESENACKTGNGEYHMGHTMTKAIYDKFASATPYGNTVAEGAIPTSAVNVEVGVSGFKVGDQNYPLNPTMTVTNKTGVALPGGTEFQFDIPTSTPDNMSDQSGANLTVIASGHSRGDNVGGLDGSFHRVSFSLPSWKQLGNNESFDLTLNYFLPISGPANYTVRVNNTDYALAFEHPELPLADLNNGGGDTGGGDGNPGDCVTTGINTYPNWPQTDWEGNPSHAASGDKIIYNGVVYQAKWWTNSVPGSDGSWDTVCSVQ, from the coding sequence ATGTTAACGATGAAACAAAAGCGCAAGCATGCGAAGCATGGCTTTGCGCTGGCTGCTCTCAGTGCAGCCTGTATGCTGAGTTTCCAGACGCAGGCTGCAACAAATTGTCGTCCGGATGGTTTATACCAGACGCCGGGTGTCACAGTCCCCTACTGTACTGTGTATGATCAGGACGGCCGCGAAAAGATGGGCGCCGACCATGCGCGACGCGTTATTGGTTACTTCACCAGCTGGCGCAGCAGCGGTGATCCGCAAAACAGCTACCTCGTCAGCGATATCCCATGGGAAAACCTGACGCACATTAACTATGCCTTTGTCAGTATTGGTTCTGACGGCAAAGTGAATGTCGGTAATGTCAACGATCCCAATAACCCGGCAGTCGGTAAAGAATGGCCAGAGGTCGAAATTGACCCGGCGCTGGGTTTTAAAGGCCACTTCGGTGCCTTGGCAACAGCCAAAATTAAACATGGTGTCAAAACGCTGATTTCCATCGGCGGATGGGCTGAAACGGGCGGTCACTTTGATGATAACGGGAACCGGGTTGCAGACGGTGGTTTCTATACCATGACCACAAACGCTGACGGCAGCATCAATCATCAGGGTATCCAGACCTTCGCTGACTCAGCTGTTGCGATGATGCGTCAGTACAAGTTTGATGGTCTGGATATTGACTATGAATATCCTACCAGCATGCAAGGTGCCGGTAACCCGGATGACTTCGCTTATTCTGATGCAATGCGCCCTCACCTGATGAAGTCCTATCATGAGCTGATGAAAGTACTGCGTGAGAAACTTGACCAGGCCAGTGCTCAGGATGGCCATCACTACATGCTGACGATCGCAGCGCCTTCATCCGGCTATCTGCTGCGCGGCATGGAGACCATGGCGGTTACCAAATACCTCGACTATGTCAACATCATGAGCTACGACCTGCACGGTGCGTGGAACGAATTTGTCGGTCACAATGCTTCACTGTACGACAGTGGTCTGGATGCTGAACTCCAGGCGGGGAATGTCTATGGTACGGCACAGTACAAGAAGACCGGTTATCTGAATACCGACTGGGCATACCATTACTTCCGTGGCTCTATGCCTGCTGGCCGGATTAACATTGGTGTACCTTACTATACCCGTGGCTGGCAAGGGGTCACAGGCGGTACCAATGGCCTGTGGGGCCGGGCTGAACTGCCAAACCAGAGTGACTGCCCTGCAGGAACCGGCGCCGGTACCAGCAAGTGTGGCTTTGGTGCAACCGGCATTGACAACATGTGGCATGACAAAGACGCCAACGGCAAAGAAATGGGTGCAGGCTCCAACCCAATGTGGCATGCCATGAACCTTGCGAACGGCATTTATGGTAGCTATACGGCGGCTTATGGCCTTGATCCGGTCAACGATCCGGATGATGTTCTGCGTGGTACCTATAGCCGTCATTACGACAGCGTGTCTGTCGCACCTTGGTTGTGGAACGCCGAGAAGAAAGTTTTCCTGTCAACCGAAGATAAAGAGTCAATTAACACCAAAGCAAACTATGTTGTCGATCAGGGCATTGGTGGGATCATGTTCTGGGAACTGGCAGGTGACTACAACTGCTACAACCTGGATGCCAACGGTAACCGCACCACAGTTGATGAAAGCGAAAACGCTTGTAAGACAGGCAATGGTGAATACCACATGGGTCACACCATGACCAAAGCCATTTACGACAAGTTTGCCAGTGCGACACCTTACGGTAATACCGTCGCTGAAGGCGCGATTCCAACATCCGCTGTGAATGTTGAAGTTGGCGTTTCCGGTTTCAAAGTCGGTGATCAGAACTATCCGCTGAACCCAACCATGACTGTGACGAACAAGACCGGTGTGGCATTGCCGGGTGGCACGGAATTCCAGTTCGATATTCCGACTTCCACCCCGGACAATATGTCGGATCAATCCGGTGCAAATCTCACAGTCATCGCTTCCGGCCATAGCCGTGGTGACAATGTGGGTGGCCTGGATGGCAGCTTCCACCGTGTCTCTTTCAGCCTGCCAAGCTGGAAGCAGCTCGGTAACAACGAGAGCTTTGATCTGACGCTCAACTACTTCCTGCCAATCTCAGGTCCTGCGAATTACACCGTCCGTGTGAATAACACAGATTATGCGCTGGCCTTTGAACATCCGGAGCTGCCATTGGCTGATCTGAACAATGGCGGTGGTGATACCGGAGGTGGTGACGGAAATCCTGGTGACTGTGTCACCACAGGCATCAACACTTACCCGAACTGGCCACAAACGGACTGGGAAGGAAACCCAAGCCATGCGGCAAGCGGAGACAAGATTATCTACAACGGTGTTGTCTATCAGGCAAAATGGTGGACCAACTCAGTACCGGGCAGTGACGGCAGCTGGGACACTGTTTGTAGTGTCCAGTAA
- the cyoD gene encoding cytochrome o ubiquinol oxidase subunit IV: protein MAKQEHQTGYGDYIKGFIASLILTIIPFYFAATKSLPTTTTVAILLVCAVVQLVVHLVYFLHMDRSEQGLWNSMSFIFTAIIVLILIAGSIWIMVNLHVNMLL from the coding sequence ATGGCGAAGCAAGAGCATCAAACCGGTTACGGTGATTACATTAAAGGGTTTATTGCGTCACTGATTCTGACCATTATTCCTTTTTACTTCGCAGCAACCAAAAGCCTGCCAACCACAACAACCGTTGCGATTCTGCTGGTGTGTGCTGTGGTTCAGCTGGTGGTGCATCTGGTGTACTTCCTGCACATGGATCGCTCTGAACAGGGACTGTGGAACTCCATGTCCTTTATCTTCACAGCGATTATCGTGCTGATTCTGATTGCCGGTTCCATCTGGATCATGGTCAATCTGCACGTGAACATGCTGCTGTAA
- the cyoB gene encoding cytochrome o ubiquinol oxidase subunit I: MFGRLTLDAIPFHEPILMVTLAIVLLGGAALVGGITYLGKWRYLWTEWFTTVDHKKIGVMYIIVAFVMMLRGFADAIMMRSQQVLSAAGETGYLPPHHYDQVFSAHGVIMIFFMAMPFIIGLMNIVIPLQIGARDVAFPFLNSLSFWLFVVGVVLINMSLFVGEFAQTGWLAYPPLSGKEYSPGVGVDYWIWALQISGIGTTLSGVNFFTTIMRLRTPSMPMMKMPVFTWASLCANILIIISFPILTVTIALLTLDRYLGTHFFTVDMGGDMMMYVNLIWAWGHPEVYILVLPVFGVFSEVVATFSRKKLFGYTSLVWATGVITFLAFIVWLHHFFTMGASANVNAFFGIATMVISIPTGVKIFNWLFTMYRGRIKFTTPMLWTIGFMFTFTIGGMTGVLLAVPAANFVLHNSLFLIAHFHNVIIGGVVFGCFAGFAYWFPKATGYKLDEKWGVRAFWFWIIGFFVAFMPLYVLGFMGMTRRLSQHIEPQYFPMLAVAACGAVLILCGILCQIMQLYVTFRDREALRDVTGDPWDARTLEWATSSPPPFYNFAKLPEGNELDAFWYQKERGETNQPVKYEPIHMPKNTGTGVIISAYALLFGFGLIWYIWWLVAVGLVGMIGAWIKHSFNDDVDYYVTVEEVKAIEEAHKARVAGATTTPTSKDDEDEMEVDYAH, encoded by the coding sequence ATGTTTGGACGATTAACACTGGACGCCATTCCTTTCCATGAGCCAATCCTCATGGTGACGCTGGCGATCGTATTGCTGGGCGGTGCCGCCCTGGTAGGCGGCATTACCTATCTGGGTAAATGGCGCTACCTCTGGACAGAGTGGTTCACTACTGTCGATCACAAAAAAATTGGTGTGATGTACATCATCGTCGCGTTTGTGATGATGCTGCGTGGTTTTGCGGATGCCATCATGATGCGGAGCCAGCAAGTGCTGTCTGCCGCGGGTGAGACCGGCTACCTGCCGCCACATCACTATGATCAGGTCTTCTCTGCACACGGCGTGATCATGATTTTCTTCATGGCGATGCCGTTTATCATCGGCCTGATGAACATCGTGATTCCACTACAGATTGGTGCACGTGACGTTGCTTTCCCATTCCTGAACTCCCTGAGCTTCTGGCTGTTCGTTGTGGGTGTGGTACTGATCAACATGTCTCTGTTTGTGGGTGAGTTTGCTCAAACGGGCTGGCTGGCGTATCCGCCGCTGTCGGGTAAAGAGTACAGTCCTGGGGTCGGGGTCGATTACTGGATCTGGGCATTGCAGATATCCGGGATCGGTACGACTCTGTCAGGTGTGAACTTCTTCACCACCATCATGCGTCTGCGTACACCGTCGATGCCAATGATGAAGATGCCTGTATTCACCTGGGCATCCCTGTGTGCAAACATTCTGATCATTATTTCGTTCCCAATCCTGACCGTGACCATTGCGCTGCTGACGCTGGATCGTTACCTGGGCACGCACTTCTTCACCGTAGATATGGGTGGCGACATGATGATGTACGTCAATCTGATCTGGGCGTGGGGTCACCCGGAAGTATACATTCTGGTGCTGCCGGTCTTCGGTGTGTTCTCTGAAGTGGTTGCGACCTTCTCGCGGAAGAAGCTGTTCGGTTATACCTCTCTGGTGTGGGCAACTGGTGTCATCACCTTCCTGGCCTTCATCGTATGGCTGCACCACTTCTTCACGATGGGTGCAAGTGCGAACGTGAATGCCTTCTTCGGGATTGCCACCATGGTGATTTCGATCCCGACAGGGGTGAAGATCTTTAACTGGCTGTTCACCATGTACCGTGGCCGGATTAAGTTCACGACGCCTATGCTGTGGACCATCGGTTTCATGTTCACCTTTACCATTGGTGGGATGACCGGCGTTCTGCTGGCAGTGCCTGCAGCGAACTTTGTGCTGCACAACAGTCTGTTCCTGATTGCGCACTTCCATAACGTGATTATCGGCGGTGTGGTCTTCGGCTGCTTTGCAGGCTTTGCATACTGGTTCCCGAAAGCGACTGGCTACAAGCTGGACGAGAAATGGGGTGTTCGTGCCTTCTGGTTCTGGATCATCGGTTTCTTCGTTGCATTCATGCCGCTGTACGTCCTGGGCTTCATGGGCATGACCCGTCGTCTGAGCCAGCATATTGAACCACAGTATTTCCCGATGCTGGCCGTTGCTGCCTGCGGTGCGGTGCTGATTCTGTGCGGTATTCTGTGTCAGATCATGCAGCTGTACGTCACTTTCCGTGACCGTGAAGCTCTGCGTGATGTCACCGGTGACCCGTGGGATGCCCGTACGCTGGAGTGGGCGACCTCGTCTCCGCCACCGTTCTACAACTTTGCTAAACTGCCTGAAGGTAACGAACTGGATGCATTCTGGTATCAGAAAGAACGTGGTGAAACGAATCAGCCTGTGAAATATGAACCTATTCATATGCCGAAAAACACAGGGACAGGTGTCATCATCTCTGCATACGCACTGCTGTTTGGTTTTGGTCTGATCTGGTACATCTGGTGGCTGGTTGCAGTCGGTCTGGTGGGTATGATCGGCGCATGGATCAAGCACAGCTTCAACGACGATGTGGACTACTACGTCACAGTTGAAGAAGTGAAAGCGATTGAGGAAGCCCATAAAGCACGTGTTGCTGGTGCGACCACGACACCAACATCGAAAGACGACGAAGACGAGATGGAGGTCGACTATGCACACTAA
- the cyoA gene encoding ubiquinol oxidase subunit II: MKTSRYKNILSGGFVFFMSLFLSGCQFALLDPKGRIGVAEKDLIITSLLLMLIVVIPVILMTFYFAFKYRESNTGETYTPEWSHSTKIELVVWTVPIIIIAILGTITWRSTHALDPRQPIESTVEPMKIEVVSLDWKWLFIYPDQNIATINEVAFPKGVPVEFHVTSNSVMNSFFIPQLGSQIYAMTGMLNKLHLIADEAGVFDGISAGYSGHGFSGMKFKALALEDQATFDEWVQKVQASDNQMKTLSDFQTIAKPSENVPVSYYSHVPSDMLLTILNQFEGSLTCTITPEFSAEQTF, encoded by the coding sequence ATGAAAACCTCAAGATATAAGAATATCTTGTCGGGTGGCTTTGTATTTTTTATGAGCCTATTCCTGTCAGGATGTCAATTTGCGCTGCTTGATCCAAAAGGTCGGATCGGTGTTGCAGAAAAAGATTTGATAATCACATCTTTGTTACTGATGCTGATTGTCGTTATTCCGGTTATTTTGATGACGTTCTACTTTGCGTTTAAGTATCGTGAATCAAACACCGGCGAAACATATACGCCAGAGTGGTCTCACTCAACCAAGATTGAGCTGGTTGTGTGGACTGTGCCAATTATTATTATTGCCATTTTAGGCACGATTACCTGGCGTTCTACTCACGCACTTGATCCAAGACAGCCGATTGAAAGTACAGTGGAGCCGATGAAAATCGAAGTCGTTTCTCTGGACTGGAAATGGCTGTTTATCTATCCGGATCAAAACATTGCGACCATCAACGAAGTGGCATTCCCGAAAGGTGTCCCAGTTGAGTTCCATGTCACCTCAAACAGCGTCATGAACTCGTTCTTCATTCCACAGCTTGGCAGTCAGATTTACGCCATGACCGGTATGCTGAACAAATTGCATCTGATTGCTGATGAAGCTGGTGTTTTCGATGGTATTTCAGCGGGCTATAGCGGTCACGGCTTCTCTGGCATGAAGTTTAAAGCGCTGGCATTGGAAGATCAGGCAACCTTCGACGAGTGGGTGCAAAAAGTTCAGGCATCTGACAATCAGATGAAGACCCTGAGTGACTTCCAGACCATCGCGAAGCCAAGTGAGAACGTGCCAGTGAGTTATTACTCACATGTGCCTTCTGACATGTTGCTTACCATCCTGAATCAGTTTGAAGGTTCGCTGACGTGTACGATCACGCCGGAATTTTCTGCTGAGCAAACATTCTAG
- a CDS encoding murein L,D-transpeptidase catalytic domain family protein translates to MKQAIYLFILIFCYLPQYASASTIQGPVKQQIQQNKNPDILIQHVYEEAGLKGKLDYDVFQNGYNEYYNTKGRKKQLLTIIDYSKPSTEKRFFVIDLKNNRLLFHTYVTHGVNSGGVVAKHFSNIVNSRQTSLGTFLTDTTYFGGNGYSLRLDGLTKGKNDNARRRYIVVHGAPYATEDFIRRHGYLGRSWGCPALPKNLSKEIIDTIKGGSVIYARA, encoded by the coding sequence ATGAAACAAGCCATCTACCTATTCATTTTAATTTTTTGTTATCTCCCGCAATATGCATCAGCCAGCACAATTCAGGGACCCGTAAAACAACAAATACAGCAGAACAAAAATCCTGACATTTTAATTCAGCATGTGTACGAAGAAGCAGGTTTGAAAGGAAAGCTGGATTACGATGTCTTTCAAAATGGATATAACGAATATTACAATACAAAAGGACGTAAAAAACAGCTGCTGACCATTATTGACTACAGCAAACCTTCTACAGAAAAACGTTTTTTTGTCATTGATTTAAAAAACAACCGACTCCTGTTCCACACGTATGTCACCCACGGTGTGAACAGTGGTGGTGTTGTTGCCAAACACTTCTCAAACATTGTGAATTCACGTCAGACGTCACTGGGCACCTTTCTCACAGATACCACTTATTTTGGCGGGAACGGTTACTCACTGCGCCTGGATGGTCTGACGAAAGGCAAGAACGATAATGCACGCCGCCGTTATATTGTGGTTCACGGCGCCCCCTATGCAACGGAAGACTTCATTCGTCGTCATGGTTATTTAGGACGCAGTTGGGGTTGCCCTGCTCTGCCGAAAAATCTATCCAAAGAAATCATCGATACAATTAAAGGTGGCAGCGTTATCTACGCTCGCGCATGA
- the ald gene encoding alanine dehydrogenase, with the protein MIIGVPKEIKVHEYRVGMVPASVSEAVAHGHTVYVETQAGVGIGFSDQDYIDAGAKILPTAADVFAEAEMIVKVKEPQAVERAMLREGQILFTYLHLAPDPEQTHDLVNSKAVCIAYETVTDEAGRLPLLAPMSEVAGRMSIQAGAFALEKSRGGCGMLLAGVPGVEPAKVVVIGGGVVGANAAQMAVGLRANVVVLDRSIDVLRKLDAQFEGKVQCVYSTKDAIEKHVLEADLVIGGVLVAGAAAPKLVTAEMVKKMKPGSAIVDVAIDQGGCVETSHATTHSDPTFIVDDVVHYCVANMPGAVARTSTFALNNVTLPYILKLANKGYKAALKEDKHLLNGLNVYRGQITCHEVSTALDLPYVDAAEVLA; encoded by the coding sequence ATGATTATTGGTGTACCTAAGGAAATTAAAGTTCATGAATACCGCGTGGGTATGGTGCCGGCTTCCGTGAGTGAAGCGGTTGCACACGGTCACACGGTCTACGTTGAAACTCAGGCGGGTGTCGGTATCGGTTTCAGCGATCAGGACTACATTGATGCTGGTGCGAAGATTCTGCCAACAGCTGCTGATGTTTTTGCTGAAGCAGAAATGATTGTGAAGGTAAAAGAGCCTCAGGCTGTTGAGCGTGCAATGCTGCGTGAAGGTCAGATTCTGTTTACTTACCTGCACCTGGCACCAGACCCAGAGCAGACACATGATCTGGTGAACAGCAAAGCGGTCTGTATCGCTTACGAAACTGTGACAGATGAAGCTGGCCGTCTGCCACTGCTGGCACCGATGTCTGAAGTTGCTGGTCGTATGTCAATCCAGGCAGGTGCTTTTGCTCTGGAAAAATCTCGTGGCGGTTGCGGCATGCTGCTGGCCGGTGTCCCGGGTGTTGAGCCTGCGAAAGTTGTTGTGATCGGCGGTGGTGTTGTTGGTGCAAACGCAGCACAAATGGCTGTTGGTCTGCGTGCAAATGTTGTTGTGCTGGATCGCAGTATCGATGTTCTGCGTAAACTGGATGCTCAGTTTGAAGGCAAAGTACAGTGTGTTTACTCGACGAAAGACGCGATTGAGAAACACGTACTGGAAGCGGATCTGGTCATCGGTGGTGTTCTGGTTGCAGGTGCTGCTGCTCCGAAACTGGTTACCGCTGAAATGGTGAAAAAGATGAAGCCAGGTTCTGCGATTGTCGACGTTGCGATTGACCAGGGTGGCTGTGTTGAGACTTCTCACGCGACAACTCACAGTGATCCAACCTTTATCGTTGACGATGTGGTTCACTACTGTGTTGCGAACATGCCAGGTGCCGTTGCGCGTACTTCAACTTTCGCACTGAACAACGTGACTCTGCCATATATCCTGAAACTGGCAAACAAAGGTTATAAAGCAGCGCTGAAAGAAGACAAACATCTGCTGAACGGCCTGAATGTTTACCGTGGTCAAATCACTTGCCACGAAGTGTCTACTGCTCTGGATCTGCCATATGTAGATGCCGCAGAAGTACTGGCATAA
- the cyoE gene encoding heme o synthase produces the protein MIKGYISITKPGIIIGNLISVLAGYFLAAKTEGLDGPLLIYTLLGVAFVIASGCVINNIFDRDIDQKMSRTQSRLLAKGEINADAAFIYAIVLLLSGTAVLYQQANPLSAVVVLLGFVFYVFFYTMWYKRNSVYGTLVGSVSGAVPPLVGYLAVTNYISLEAILLFSMFCLWQMPHSYAIAMFRMQDYKNAGIPVLPVVEGIHKARRHMMAYVVAFTVVALAMFGLGYSGYEYLLVTSGVCLWWCVVTFRSLNENNFVQWSKSVFKTSLFVVTGISCVLGLELIPFV, from the coding sequence ATGATCAAAGGATATATTTCCATTACCAAACCTGGGATCATCATCGGTAACCTCATCTCTGTGTTGGCCGGATATTTTCTGGCTGCGAAAACGGAGGGGCTCGACGGGCCCCTCCTGATTTACACATTGCTGGGCGTTGCGTTTGTGATTGCTTCCGGTTGCGTGATCAACAATATTTTTGACCGGGATATCGATCAGAAGATGTCTCGCACCCAGAGCCGTTTACTGGCGAAAGGGGAAATCAATGCAGATGCTGCGTTTATATACGCCATCGTGCTGCTTCTGTCTGGTACTGCAGTGCTGTATCAGCAGGCGAATCCGTTGTCTGCCGTAGTGGTTCTACTGGGATTCGTGTTTTACGTGTTCTTTTACACCATGTGGTATAAGCGGAACTCAGTGTACGGTACGTTAGTGGGCAGTGTGTCCGGTGCGGTACCGCCATTAGTGGGTTATCTGGCTGTCACAAATTACATCAGCCTGGAAGCTATTTTGCTGTTTTCGATGTTTTGCCTGTGGCAAATGCCGCACTCGTACGCGATTGCGATGTTCCGCATGCAGGACTATAAAAATGCCGGCATTCCGGTTCTGCCGGTTGTGGAAGGCATTCATAAAGCCCGTCGTCATATGATGGCTTATGTCGTGGCTTTTACAGTTGTTGCTCTGGCCATGTTCGGACTGGGTTACAGCGGTTATGAATATTTACTGGTGACGTCGGGTGTCTGCCTGTGGTGGTGCGTCGTCACATTCCGTTCTCTGAATGAGAACAACTTTGTACAGTGGTCAAAATCAGTATTCAAGACATCACTGTTTGTAGTGACCGGCATCAGCTGTGTGCTGGGACTGGAGTTAATTCCGTTCGTTTGA
- the cyoC gene encoding cytochrome o ubiquinol oxidase subunit III: MHTNAVDHHEHDEHHHDIGETKQLGFWIYLMSDCILFATLFATYAVLCGNTAGGPSGKHIFELPFVFTETMMLLFSSITFGFGMIAMKRKDIAGLKRWMYVTFLLGFGFLAMEVYEFHHLIEEGFGPDRSAFLSAFFTLVGTHGLHVTAGMIWMVVCLIQLNTKGLNDVMETRFHCLSMFWHFLDIVWICVFTIVYLLGVL, encoded by the coding sequence ATGCACACTAATGCGGTTGATCATCACGAGCACGACGAACACCATCACGACATCGGTGAAACCAAGCAGCTAGGCTTCTGGATTTACCTGATGAGCGACTGCATTCTGTTCGCAACGCTCTTTGCTACCTATGCCGTGTTGTGTGGCAATACGGCTGGTGGTCCGAGTGGCAAGCATATTTTTGAGCTGCCGTTTGTATTTACTGAAACCATGATGCTGCTGTTCAGCAGTATCACTTTCGGCTTCGGTATGATCGCGATGAAACGCAAAGACATTGCGGGTCTGAAGCGCTGGATGTACGTGACCTTCCTGCTGGGCTTTGGTTTCCTGGCCATGGAAGTGTATGAGTTCCATCACCTGATTGAAGAAGGCTTCGGCCCGGATCGCAGCGCGTTCCTGTCTGCATTCTTCACACTGGTCGGAACCCACGGTCTGCACGTGACTGCCGGTATGATCTGGATGGTTGTGTGTCTGATTCAACTGAATACCAAAGGCCTGAACGACGTGATGGAAACCCGTTTCCATTGTCTGAGTATGTTCTGGCACTTCCTGGATATCGTTTGGATCTGCGTATTCACCATCGTGTACCTGCTGGGAGTATTGTAA